A window of Fusarium fujikuroi IMI 58289 draft genome, chromosome FFUJ_chr10 genomic DNA:
AGCTTCTTATCAAACCTGGCGACATCTTAGTTGGTGGATCTCAGAACATGATCGCAAGTGGCGTTTGGGCAACCGTGAGACTGTCTCTTGAGGTGAGAATACTAGCCATTTTGATACCACTTCAATTTCCCGACCAGTCTGAAATGTAGATAGCGACCGGTCATCTATCCTATTTTGAACGCCTTTCGCTCTTGCTCATGCGTTTAGGACACGCAACTATCATCCAACGAGATCGAGTCCTATTATTTCCCCACGACTCGGATTTAAAGGCCCTTACTTGCGAATACCTAATTGTTATTACCGAAATGTGCAAAACAATCATTGGCTTCGAGAAGAAaggttttcttgctcaaTTAGCTACAAGCACATGCTTAGAGAAAGAATTTAAGGAATTCGAGACACAACTGGCATTTTGGTCCAAAGTGATCAACAAAAAGCTTGCTTACTTGAACGAAGcatcccaagctcaagcaaaTACGTCGATTGCGGCCATTTCAGGTAGTCTATCCTCGTGGGGCGagtcgaggaagagaagagcggAGGATTGGCGCATTCAAGTACTTCGGCAGTTATCACCGCATCAAGATGAGTTTGAAAGTACCTGGCGACGTGAGCGACGGAAGGGATCTGTGGAGTGGATCTTCGACGACGAGCAATACATGAATTGGAGATcggcttcctcctcatcaacgTTGTTAATACATGGATCGCTTGGGAGTGGTAAAACGGTTACCATGGCCAATATTACAGGCAAGTTCTGGCCCAGCCTTTCCACTGAACCGCAGCCTGGCCTATGTGCGGTAGCTTCATTCTTTTGTCAATCGATGGACCGAAAGACACTCTTACCTCGCACACTCTTTGGAAGCATAGCCCACCAATTTCTTAGATCTCTAAGACTCCCCGCGGACCATCCAGCAATCCGTCAATACAGCCAAGAGTACACGGCAAATGACACAGAATCTATTATCGAGTTTATCAAAGCGCATTTTCCAGATCATTGTCATTACTATGTTATCATGGACGGTCTAGATGAACTAAgtgctgaagatgctcaagaagTTCTCCGACCACTGGCGGATTTACAGACCCATCTCCAATTACATATCTGCTGCTCAGTACGATTCGACTCCCTCATCAGACCCATGGTTTTGGAGCTTCTTCGAACCGTAcactcaatctcaatgtcTTGTTCCCGGAAAGACCGAGAAATTGAGAGTTACATTAAAGGAGAGCTTAGTCGTCGAACCCTAGCCCAGAGATTAGACGAAGCGACCAAGGAACATGTCCAGAATATACTAGTCCAAGGGGCTCAAGGAATGTATCTTTGGGTTGTACTTCAACTCAACGCTCTATTCCCCCTATACGGCGAGACTCTGACCGTTCTTGGAGACTTTGCCCGTATTCTTGATCGTTTACCTACCGGCCTCTTTGAGTCATTTGAACAGGCCCTGGGCAGAATCAAGGATGATAAATACGGAAGTCGAATTTTTGAAATAGTCACTGCAGCTATACGCCCATTGACGAAAAACGAGTTACGGAGCGCCCTTAATATTGAACCTGGTGTGCCTTTTTGGGATGACTCAACTCTTCCGCTGGATGCTGAGGCTATGGTTTACCGTTGTGGCGGTGGGCTGCTCTAtattgacgaagaggagaataCTGTTCACTACATTCACCATAGCGCATTGAGACATGTCCTCGTGGATAGCGAGGCCGAATGTCTCGAGGACCTTTCCAAAGAACAGAATTTGGAGGGGGTATCAAGTTCTCCCCAGATCGATAGTGCGAAGAACCACGGCCTTGGACCAGCTCCCGGAAAGCGTCAACATGGGATTTTCCTCTTCACCCTGCGCCAAGCAGACTCAACAATAGGTTTCATTTGTATCACTGCTCTGAATCTCGAGCAACTCGACCGAAGAATTTCTCGTCAAAGGAAGCTTGTTTTTGACAAAAAATCTCTGCAGACAATATCGGATGCGACAACCCGAGAAAGCcttcttgcttgcttcatGAAGACCATTATCCAACAGCAACGGccacaacaacaaactccAAAGTTTGATTTGGGAAGGATTCTAGAAGTTATTTCCACGGCCAAATCTTCTGTGACCGTAGGTGAAGCACAATTATTTTTCAGCTATGCCGAGGCACATTGGCTTGATCACACTTCACGACCTTATTTCAatcttcaagaagagacCAAGTTTAACGATCTTTTCTTGAAGCTGATAAGTGAGAATGCCCCTGGTCTTATCTTTCCCTGGGACGATGATAAGtcaaacaacaacatcgcaCTCTGGGCGCATGCCAATAGTCATCTTCGGCTTTTACATCACTTATTATGCGATTCAAAAGGGCCAGAGTGTAGAAATGTCGTCCATACACTTAGCAAGGCCTCAAGATCCCATCTCTCTGGCTTCTCCTGCCACAAAGACCGCCTCACCGACGTCCTGTGCAGACTTGTTGACTACGACTTTCTGAATGTAGCTGGAGTGGAAACACTACTATGCTTGGGTGCTCAACCCAACGAAACTTATAGAAACGGCGCCCGACAGGGCCTCACCCCACTACAAGTGGCAATTGAAAGAATGACCGAGAACAAAAGCTATGAAGCTGATGTGGTGAGAGCCTTATTGCAAGGCGGCGCAGACGCAAAAGGCTCATCGAGTGGAAAGCCCCCCATACTTATTGCGATCGATGCACATTGGGGGGTAGGATACCAGATGCTATTCTTGTCTGGGGCGAGGGTATATCCGGTCCGCGACTATTTAGGTCATGGCTGGTCAGACTCTATGCTATCGGCTCTAGACCTTGCAATGTTTCGTGGGAAAGACGCGGACGACATGATTACAGATCTATCTGATTGCGGTGCAGATATCAAGCATTATTTTCAAGAACAGTGCTGGCCAGTCAGCTCGAGAAGTGCGAATGAACGCCCAGCCGATGTGTTAAAACTATCTGCGTTCTCCGGAGAGGGTGATGACTGGGTCAACATTCAGCAAATTGAAGCTCAGCAACACCATTACCTTTCTGTCCAGGACCAAGCACAAGCGGATTCTAGAGTTTTGAAGTGGCTGCTGAAAGCAAGGTGTGATGTCAACATAGTATCAGCGAATGGTATGACTCCACTGGGTCTCGCAATCGCCTTGTTAGATGTTCGTCTCACACGAGACCTTCTATCAGCTAGAGCGAACCCGAATGCAAGATATGTAAGCACAGTATCGGAGTGCTTCCAGTGGCCCCTCGTAGACGCCGCTCGGCAAGGATCTGTCGAAATCGTCCGTGTTCTTTTGGACGAGGGAGCTTCGATACACAAGCGCTCACAAGGGAAAACGATTCTGAGGCTAGCGCTCGAGGAACAGAGGAGGCTCAACAGAAATCTCGTTGCAATACAAAAGGCTTTGAATGGATTTACGGGGAGCCTCGAATCGGTGGTGGCTACAGACCCTTCTATACTGAGCACTATCACCCTTGCGATTGTTCGACCTGCTCGAGGCTCGTTGGTGTTGAATTATCGGCCCAAGTTAGTGTTTCATGATACTTGGACTGCTATTGCTGATGGCGTTGAAATTTTGTCCAAAGAAATATAACTcatcctttaatataaaatcaaagaagaaaaaggtttttaaaaaggctatgtaataaaagaagccttttaaggcttaagctttaagactttataatcAAAACCTTAATACAGGATTTActacttatagaaattatatcttaattctAGAGGTATACTTATAACATCAAACTCTGTCTGATTTAAGAACACCAACCAGAACGTTGAGTACCTCGGCAGGCAGGTTCAAGACCTCGACCGGAAGCACGTCATCTTGTCTCCGAAATGCAAATAGAGTAATCCGCGGAGATAGACTCAAAAGGCCCTATTTGTTAGTCTCATCCTTAAATTGTGATGCTCCGATTCGTCTCTGCTCAAAGGAGCTCGTGGGGGGCGAGATCCGACCCGAGATGCGAGGCGACGAAGCGCCAGAGATAGGCGAACCATCATAGTTTCGGTGAGGTAAAATTTGACCAGCGGCTATCAACTTATGCTTATTTTCGGGGAGGAGGGAATGGCGTAATGTTGAGAAATTGTCTTGGCAGCGGAATCCCAAGCTGTTGAGTGGTTGTTCGAGCAATGGTGCAATACCTCCCAGTTCTGTCGTGAACTACAGATCTTTGCCAAGGACGACTGAAATGCAGCTTATACCGAGTACCGGAGAGGTACAACAGATCCGAAAAGGCGTTATCGGCCAATTTGACCATTCGTCTGTGTTACTTTTCACTTGCAAGCTTGAAGTGTCCACTATCGAGACACACATGTCTCAACAACCATTTCAGGGGGGTTATCAAACAATAGTcagaaaagaagccaaaaAATACCATCAGAAGCAACCCCTAAATCTCGCTATTGTATCCATGCCTGACGCCATAGAAACATAAGTAACCCCGCGGGGTTGAGTCTTTCGAGATGAGGAACATGGATTTCGCCATCGCATACCAACGTCAATGTATACAAAAGGCGTGGTTACATCCAAGATGATTGCGAGAAGACTGCTGAAGAGGACCAAATAGAAACCTGATCTTTACAATGGCACAGTCTGATGATGTTCGTCAGTCGGACGTTAAGAATGCTGCTGACCTCCGTATTGACCCAACCGACTCGGACTCCTCCAAGTCCATTCCCTCCACAAAGGTAACCCCTCTCATCGCTACACTTCCCCTCGCTGCGCCAGAGGAACCTCGGAGTTGGTGGCAGCGACGGCCGAAACAAGATGGAGAGGCTGTTGCAACCCGTCGGTCCGTCTTTGACGACCCAGACATGGCGAGGCGCTACCAGCCCCGATCTGACTGGGAGAATCTGCATCGATTTGACCCTTCCGAGAGATGGACATTCAATGAAGAACGTAAAGTCATTCGAAAGATTGATAAACGGATCATGATATTCACTTGCGTCATGTTTATGGCTCTGGAGCTGGATCGATCGAATTTGTCTCAAGCTGTGTCCGATAACTTTCTGCCAGACCTGAAGATGGACACCAACGGTTAGTCGTTCTCATACCCGATTGCTTCATTGTTTTGACTTTGCGTTTTTAGATTACAATCTTGGAAATACCGTCTTCAAGTTGTCCTTTTTGTGTGCAGAGCTTCCCTCCCAGCTTGTCAGCAAGTACCTCGGACCTGACCGTTGGATTCCAATGCAGTTGTGCCTCTGGAGTCTTGTCTCTGCGGTAGGTAATGCAATACTTCAAGTCCCTCTTGATACTGACGGTCTGCTTAGGGCCAGTTCTGGTTGGACGGAAGGGCTTCGTTTCTTGCATGCCGTGCTTTACTGGCTATCTTCCAGGGCGGATTTATCCCAGATGTGAGTAGTCAATGATGCCTTCCTGTCCAAGTATTAGTTGCCGCAACTAATCGTTGTTATGGAATGTTTGTAGACGATCTTATACCTGAGTTATTTTTACACCGCGAGTGAACTCACTGTTCGTctggccttcttctggacGGCGTACAATGTCGCCGATATCATCAGTGGTTTTCTTGGAGCAAGCTTCCTCCAACTGCGAGGCTGGCACGGCTACGAGGGCTGGAGATGGCTGTTCCTGTTTGAGGTTTGTTATTCGGACTCTTTGCATCATTGACTGTACTGATGACAGGTACCAAATAGGGCCTACTGACGCTCGCGGTTGGTATTTCCGCTTGGTTTCTTATGCCTGCTGGACCCACTCAAACCTCAGGCATTCTCCGTGGTAAGAACGGTTGGTTCACTGAGCGGTAAGTTGCACCAGAGATGGATAGACCTTCGAGACTGACCGGCGTGCAGGGAGGAGCGCATTATGGTGAACCGAGTCATCCGGGACGATCCCAGCAAGGGCGACATGTATAACCGCCAACCCATTACTCCGAAGTTGCTATGGGTGTCGCTTAAGGACTTTGACCTCTGGCCGATCTATGCCATCGGTTTGACATTTTTGATCCCAGCCACGCCGCC
This region includes:
- a CDS encoding related to nicotinamide mononucleotide permease; the protein is MAQSDDVRQSDVKNAADLRIDPTDSDSSKSIPSTKVTPLIATLPLAAPEEPRSWWQRRPKQDGEAVATRRSVFDDPDMARRYQPRSDWENLHRFDPSERWTFNEERKVIRKIDKRIMIFTCVMFMALELDRSNLSQAVSDNFLPDLKMDTNDYNLGNTVFKLSFLCAELPSQLVSKYLGPDRWIPMQLCLWSLVSAGQFWLDGRASFLACRALLAIFQGGFIPDTILYLSYFYTASELTVRLAFFWTAYNVADIISGFLGASFLQLRGWHGYEGWRWLFLFEGLLTLAVGISAWFLMPAGPTQTSGILRGKNGWFTEREERIMVNRVIRDDPSKGDMYNRQPITPKLLWVSLKDFDLWPIYAIGLTFLIPATPPAQYFTLTLRGLGFNVLVTNLLTFPHTILSIGGLLLISYLAEKWGERSLLGLAVQIWKLPFMIYLYVVDMSTVNRWVSFAVLTLLLGSPTAHPIQVSWNSRNSNTVRLRTVSAAVYNMSVQSAGIIASNVYRKDDAPRYREGNKILLAIIALNITLYLLTRTYYIWRNKSRDKIWDAMDDEQKKHYLDTTKDEGNKRLDFRFAY